A single genomic interval of Festucalex cinctus isolate MCC-2025b chromosome 16, RoL_Fcin_1.0, whole genome shotgun sequence harbors:
- the cyp26b1 gene encoding cytochrome P450 26B1, whose amino-acid sequence MLFDTFDLLSALATLAACALCVALLLVVSQQLWQLRWTATRDKKCKLPMPKGSMGFPFIGETCHWLLQGSGFHASRRQKYGNVFKTHLLGRPLIRVTGAENVRKVLMGEHTLVTVDWPQSTAALLGPNSLANSIGDIHRKRRKVFAKVFSHEALESYLPKIQQVIQESLRVWSSNPEPINVYRESQRLSFTMAVRVLLGFRVSEEEMRHLFSTFQDFVNNLFSLPIDMPFSGYRKGLRARDKLQKSIEKAIREKPLCTHGKDYSDALDVLMDSAKENGAELTMQELKESTIELIFAAFATTASASTSLIMQLLRHPPVLERLREELRVRGFLHNGRLCPEGELRLDTIVSLKYLDCVIKEVLRLFTPVSGAYRTAMQTFELDGVQIPKGWSVMYSIRDTHDTSSVFKDVETFDPDRFSQERGEDKEGRFHYLPFGGGVRSCLGKQLATLFLRILAIELASTSRFELATRHFPRVVTVPVVHPVDGLKVKFYGLDSNQNEIMAKSEELLGATV is encoded by the exons ATGCTCTTCGACACCTTCGACCTGCTGTCTGCTCTGGCCACGCTGGCGGCGTGCGCGCTGTGCGTGGCGCTGCTGCTCGTCGTGTCACAGCAGCTGTGGCAGCTACGCTGGACCGCCACGCGGGACAAGAAGTGCAAGCTGCCCATGCCCAAGGGCTCCATGGGCTTCCCCTTCATCGGCGAGACGTGCCACTGGCTCCTGCAG GGTTCGGGTTTCCACGCGTCGCGGAGGCAAAAGTACGGCAACGTGTTCAAGACCCACCTGCTGGGCCGCCCGCTGATCCGCGTGACGGGCGCCGAGAACGTGCGCAAGGTGCTCATGGGCGAGCACACGCTGGTGACGGTGGACTGGCCGCAGAGTACCGCTGCCCTGCTCGGACCCAACTCGCTCGCCAACAGCATTGGCGATATCCACCGCAAGAGGAGGAAG GTATTTGCCAAAGTCTTCAGCCACGAGGCCCTGGAGTCATACCTGCCCAAAATCCAGCAGGTAATCCAGGAGAGCCTGCGAGTGTGGAGTTCCAACCCTGAGCCCATCAACGTCTACAG GGAAAGCCAGCGGTTGTCCTTCACCATGGCGGTGAGAGTGCTGCTGGGATTCCGAGTCTCAGAGGAGGAGATGAGGCACTTGTTCTCCACCTTCCAGGACTTTGTCAACAACCTCTTCAGCCTGCCCATCGACATGCCCTTCAGTGGCTACCGGAAG GGTCTGCGAGCACGCGACAAGCTGCAGAAAAGCATCGAGAAAGCCATCAGGGAGAAGCCGCTGTGCACGCACGGCAAAGACTACAGCGACGCCCTGGACGTCCTGATGGACAGCGCCAAAGAGAACGGCGCCGAGCTCACCATGCAGGAGCTCAAG GAATCCACCATCGAGCTGATCTTTGCCGCCTTTGCCACCACGGCCAGCGCCAGTACTTCACTCATCATGCAGCTCCTGCGCCACCCGCCGGTCCTGGAGCGCCTACGAGAGGAGCTGAGGGTGCGGGGATTCCTCCACAACGGCCGCCTGTGCCCCGAGGGCGAGCTGCGTCTGGACACCATCGTCAGCCTTAAGTACTTGGACTGCGTCATCAAGGAGGTTCTGAGGCTCTTCACGCCCGTCTCAGGGGCTTATCGAACCGCCATGCAGACCTTTGAACTCGAC GGGGTGCAGATTCCAAAGGGCTGGAGTGTGATGTACAGCATCCGGGACACCCATGACACGTCGTCCGTCTTCAAGGACGTGGAGACCTTCGACCCCGACCGTTTCAGCCAGGAGCGTGGCGAAGACAAGGAGGGGCGCTTCCACTACCTACCCTTCGGCGGCGGCGTCCGCTCCTGCCTGGGCAAGCAGCTGGCCACGCTCTTCCTGCGCATCCTGGCCATCGAGCTGGCGAGCACCAGCCGCTTTGAGCTGGCCACGCGACACTTCCCCCGTGTGGTCACCGTGCCCGTGGTCCACCCGGTGGATGGGTTGAAGGTCAAGTTCTACGGCCTGGACTCTAACCAGAACGAGATCATGGCCAAGTCGGAGGAGTTGCTCGGAGCCACCGTGTGA